The sequence CATGAGAAACATAATAACCAGCTTTTCAGTTGCGATTGCTTTGTTAGCCTCCTGTTCACCTACCCCAGAAAAAAAAGTGGACAAAACAGGTTTTACAGCTTCAAAAACAGATACAGTTACTAAGCTAGCCCTGGAAAAGAATACGATTTCAAAAATAGAAGTACCAAGTGATTTTTTAGCATTGGTTCCTATTGATGTATTGGAAACTAAAAGTACAAACGTGTATGAAAAATATGGTATAGAGTTCTCTGGCAATTGTTATTCATGCGATTTAGCAAGTTTATCCATAACCAAGAATAGAATAATATGGACGAACATATGTGATGAAAAAGATGTCTTTGAAATTAATAATCTCACTACTTCTGGTGAAGGAAACAAAACTATTTTGAAAACGTCAGACAGAACCTATATTTTAACTCAAATTGATAAAGCACCCATTTATGAATTGGTTGTAGAAGGTCAAAAACTCGAATTAAATAATAAAAGAATAGCAAAATACTTTACCACTAAAGAAGCACTACCTCATTTTAAAGAGCATGACTGTGGCAATTTTGAAGGATAAGAACTAATAATAGCCTGTAGAAAGGGGGGAACAAATACAAATGATGTCCATATAACCCCTCTTTCTATTTCTGATGAAACAATACCATGAAAACTTTAATAAAAAAACCTCAAAGTAATTTGAGGTTTTTATATGTAAAATAATGATTGAATTATTTTGCCGGTTTTTTAGGACTCATCATCATAATCATTCTCTTTCCTTCAAGTTTAGGAAGCTGATCTACTTTACCAACATGCTCTAGTTCCTGAGCCAGTTTTAAAAGTAAGATTTCTCCCTGATCCTTAAAGATGATCGAACGTCCTTTAAAAAATACGTAGGTCTTCAATTTAGAACCTTCTTCAAGGAATTTCTCAGCATGCTTCTTTTTGAATTCATAATCATGGTCATCAGTCTGAGGTCCGAAACGAATCTCTTTTACTACCACTTTTACTTGCTTAGCTTTAAGTTCCTTCTGTTTTTTCTTTTGCTCGTATAAGAATTTTTTATATTCCAATACTCTTGCAATAAAAGGTTCTGCCTTGTCAGAAATTACTACTAGATCCAATTCTTGTTCCGCCGCAATCTGTCTTGCTTTGTCAATTGGATAAATTCCCGGCTCTACGTTATCGCCCACCAAACGAAGCTCTCTCACACGAATTTTATCGTTGATCAAGTGTAAGTCCTCCTGTACAGGACGTCTTTGTGGGCCCCTGTTGTTAAATCTTTGTGCTATTGTATTATAATTTTATTGGTTAACTACTTATTTATTAGATTAAAGTATTGAGAACGCTATTATTGGTTCCCAATACTTTGATTTTATTTTTTTAAATGGCTGCTTCTTTTTTGAAGTAAGCTGCGAAATCGTCCAGATTCATTACTCCAAGATCTCCTTCACCACGTCTTCTTACAGAAATCGTGCCTTCTTTTTCTTCATTTTCTCCTACTACAAGCATGAAAGGAATCTTCTTTAATTCAGCATCACGGATCTTTTTACCCGTTTTCTCGTTTCTGTCATCAATCTGACCGCTAATATCGTGATTTTCCAAAAATTGTGAAACTTTTTTTGCATAATCTACATACTTTTCACTGATTGGAAGAATAATAAACTGATCTGGGCTCAACCATAATGGGAAATCTCCGGCAGTATTCTCCAATAAGATTGCGATAAAACGCTCCATAGAACCAAAAGGCGCTCTGTGGATCATTACCGGTCTGTGCTTCTCGTTATCATTTCCAATATAGTGAAGATCAAATCTTTCCGGTAAGTTATAATCTACCTGGATCGTTCCAAGTTGCCATTTTCTTCCCAATGCATCTTTCACCATGAAGTCAAGTTTAGGGCCATAGAATGCAGCTTCACCGTATTCAACAACTGTTTTTAAACCTTTCTTCTGAGCAGCATTGATAATGGCACTCTCTGCTTTTTCCCAGTTCTCATCAGAACCGATATATTTTTCTCTGTTTTCAGGATCTCTTAAAGAAACCTGAGTTACAAAATCTTCAAAACCTAGTGATTTGAAAACATAAAGCGTTAAATCAATTACTTTTTCAAATTCTTCAGAAAGCTGATCCGGAGTACAGAATAAGTGAGCATCATCCTGAGTAAATCCACGAACCCTTGTTAATCCGTGAAGTTCTCCACTTTGCTCATATCTGTATACAGTTCCGAATTCTGCATATCTTTTAGGAAGATCCCTGTAGCTCCATTGTGAGGTTTTGTAAATTTCACAGTGGTGCGGGCAGTTCATAGGCTTCAATAAGAATTCTTCTCCTTCATTCGGCGTTTTGATCGGCTGGAAGCTATCTGCTCCATACTTATCCCAGTGGCCGGAAGTTACGTACAGTTCTTTAGCTCCAATGTGTGGAGACATTACAAATTCATATCCTCCTTTTTTCTGAGCATCACTAAGGAAATTTTCCAATTTTCTTCTTAAAGCAGTTCCTTTTGGCAACCAAAGAGGTAAACCAGCACCTACTTTTTCAGAGAATGCGAAAATACCAAGCTCTTTACCAAGCTTTCTGTGGTCTCTTCTTTTAGCTTCTTCTAATCTTTCAAGATATTCAGTAAGCTCTTTCTGCTTAGGGAAAGAAATACCATAAACTCTTGTTAATTGAGGATTCTTTTCATTTCCTCTCCAATACGCTCCTGCAGCATTTAAAATTTTAACAGCTTTTACAATTCCTGTATTCGGAATGTGCCCTCCACGACATAAATCGGTGAAGTTATCGTGAGTTACAAAAGTGATTTCCCCATCATTCAGATTAGAGATTAGTTCTACTTTGTAAGGGTTGTCTGCATAGGTCTTTAAAGCTTCTTCTTTAGAAACCGGATATAAAGAGAACGTTGATCCTTTCTTTGCATTTTCAAGAACTTTCTTTTCAATCTTTTCAAAATCTTTTTCAGATAAGCTTTCATCCCCGAAATCCACATCATAGTAGAATCCGTTTTCAATTGCCGGACCAATAGTCAATTTAGCATTAGGATAAAATTCAAGGATAGCCTGTGCCAAAAGGTGGGCAGAAGAATGCCAGAACGCTTTCTTTCCAAGATCATCATTCCAGGTCAAAAGTTGTACCGTAGAATCCGTGGTTATAGGTGTGGTTATTTCTACTTGTTTATCATTAACAATTGCGGAAATGGTATTTCTAGCCAATCCCTCGCTTATAGATTTTGCCACATCTAGAGGAGTAACTGCTCCCTCGAATTCTTTGACACTATTGTCTGGAAGTGTAATTTTTATCATTGTTTACTAAAAAATTTAAGATGCAAAAATACGCATTTTTTACATAAAATACTATATTAGCAACTATTTAGAATGAGAATTAATATTACCAATGAAAAAAGCACTGTTTATTTTAGTTTCGCTGAGTTCCACATTTAGTTTTTCACAGAAAAAAACATCTAAATTTTTCGTTGATTACAATAAAAATGTTGAGACTTATTTTCTTGCAGAAATTCTATCAGCAGAACACCGGAAAAACAATAAAGATTTTGAACTTTATAAAATAAAAGAATGTTCTGTTTATCAACCTATTGTAAATAATGTATTGAAAAAATATGAGCATCTGAAAAACTCAGAGATTGCCGTTGCAACAGCAAAAATTAATGATATTCTAATGGAAAAATACGGTTCTGGAAATGATGTTTTGATGAAACCGCTAATGTATCACAAGGAATTTCCAGCCACAGAATGGATCAATGATTATCAGTTTCATAATAATAATTTAACGGAGAAACAGAACAAAGAAGCAACTCAATTAATTAAAAATTATCTTTCCGAGCTTTCAAAATTTTATACAAAAGAAAATATTGGGCAATTTTTTATTGAAAACAAAGCCTTTTATAAAGGAGGAGAAGCTGAGTATTATAGACATATTCCTGTTGGATTTACTGATGCAATGGAACAATTCTATGGTGAACGTTTTGATTCCTATACCATTCTGATTTCTCCCATGATGATGTGGCCCATAGAAGATCATGAAGGAAGAGGGATTGGAACAAATATAATTTCTAAATCCGGTAAAACAGATATTTATGAAATAGCAAGTCCGTTTGTAAGAGCTGAAAAACAAGGACAGTTCGGATATGATAACCAGTTTCAGGCAAGGTTCCTAAGTGTTCATGAGTTTGGGCATTCCTTTGTTAATAAAGAAGTATATCCCCATAAAGATCAACTTGAAAAATTCAAGGATTTATTTGAAAAGTCAAATTTAAAGGAGATTATGATAAAAACCGGAGGATATGGAGATTACCAGACCTGTGTAGCTGAACATTTAGTTAGGCTTGGTGAAATTCAGACTGCAAAAATCCAGAAAGATTTTGAAAGAGCTAAAAAACTTGAAGACTATCATTTGAAAAACAATTTTATCTTCCTTCCCTTATTAGAGGAAAAGGTAAAAGAATATAATTCCAACAGAAAAAAATACAAGAAATTTGGGGACTTTGTTCCTCAATTGTTAGAGGTTTTTGAAAAAACAAATATTGAATTTATCAATAATGCATTAGATCAAAACAAGAAATAAAAACGATAAATTGCCTGCTACTATGAATACAATAAACATTGATCTACACTGTGACCTGTTATATCATTTACTAAGGTCAAACTCAACAATTGATGATAAAGAACTTGGATGTTCGCTGCCTTATTTACAGGAAGGAAATGTAAAACTTCAGGTAATGGCTATGTATGCCGGAACCGGTGAAGGAAGTACGACTTATGGATTGCAGCAAAGCGAATTGTTTTCAAATCTCATTAAAAATGAAAACTTTTTCCTGTTTGAAAATGGAAACTATAAAAATCCGGAGAATGAAAACCGGGTAGGAGTTATTGCATCCATTGAAAATGCATCTGCTTTCTGTGATGAAAGCCAAAGTCTGGAGTCAGGATTTAAGAATCTTGAAACTATTATTGAAAATACTCAGAAAGTGCTTTATATTGGAATTACCCACCATTTAGAAAATCGTTTCGGTGGTGGAAATAGTGCTACTGCCGGACTAAAAGAAGATGGAAAAGTTTTGATTGATTATATTGCAGACAGGAAAATTGCTATAGATTTGGCTCACACAAGTGATCAGTTGGCTTATGATATTTTCAGCTATATAGACCAGAGAAACTATTCAATTCCTATTCTGGCAAGCCATTCCAATTACAGGGCCATTTATAAAAATAACCGAAATCTTCCTGATGAATTGGCAAAAGAAGTTATTAATAGAAAGGGACTAATTGGTCTCAATTTTATCAAAGATTATATTGATCTTGAGCAGCCCGAAAGATTATATGAACATATCCAATATGGATTAGATCTGGGTGGAGAAAACAGTATTGCCTATGGAGCAGACTATTTCTATTGGAAAGATCACCCGGATACTTCCCGTCATCCGTTTTTCTTTGAAGAACACTCCAATGCATCAGTTTATCTGGAGATTAATAAAGAAATTGAAAAAAGGTTCTTTTCCGAATTGTTAGAAAAGATCAGTCACAAAAATGCATTGGATTTCATAGAGAATATGTATAAATAAAATTATTCTTATCTGATTAAATCAATGCATAATTACAACAGGTCGCTCCTCAGGAGCTCTAATTTTAAAACCAAATACTTCCTATTAACAGCTAGCTCCTATTTGGAGCTGGATTTGATCCCATCGGGATCTACTGATAGTAGAAAAAATGAAGTGCTTTAAAAAGAAAGCTCCTGAGGAGCGACGTGTTAATACCTAAATCTGTGAAATTATATTAAAAAGAAAATAGATTGTATGTTTTATTTTACATGAAATAAAATGCAGTAAAACAGCTTTTTATGTGATCTTATTTAATGCTTTCTTTTATACTTTACTTTCTGTTTGATAATCTCGATTACATCCACATTGTGAACCTTAGATTTTATCCACCCATGGATGTCAATATAAAATAACGATCTTCTATAGTATTCATTATGAGAAAAATCTTCTAACTTCTTATCAAAAACTTCAAAGGCCTTCTGTCTTTGATCTGGTAACTGATTATTTACATTTTTAAAAAACTGAATGCTTTCAAAATGAAATTCTTCAGGTTTTTTCATCTTCTTAGCAAACTTCAGCGTAGAAGTAATGAATTCATCATAATCTTCATCATTTCCGGATTCATATTTGGACATTAAAATCAGTATCCTTGTATGAAAGAGGAGATCTTCCTGTACATTTCCCTTAGATTCTATGACCCTCATAGAGTATTCAATAGCTTTTTTATACATTTTACTTCCGAAAAACATGGCAGCCATTTTAAGATAAAGAATCATAAAGTGGTGTTCGTCAATTCGTTCACGAAGCTTTTCCATTTTCAGCTCAATTTCAGGAATAAGCTTTGTTCCTGTAAAAAATTCACCCTTTACAAAGTGAATATTCATTAGCGTATTATAATGGGTAAGAAAGATTAGGGACTGAAGGTTCTCATTCTGAGCAAAATTTTCAGCATTCACTCTTATATTAAATTCCTCGAAATTCTCTTCCAGAATATCAATGTTCCCATATAGAAACAGGATTTTCAGCAAGTATGTATTTCCTTTAATATACCAAACCGGATGACTGAAAATCATTTCCGGATTTTTATGAAATAAGTCTACCCATTGATAGGCATACTTCAAGGTGTATTTATAATCCTGAAGCAATTGGTTTTTCCAGACATGGGCCTTAAAGTACCATAGTTTTTCAGTAAAATTCAGCTTGTCAAATCTTATGTTTTTAATTTGAGCATTGAAGACTTCCAAAACTTCTTCACGGTCTGCATCATTTTTTACATATCCGTGGGTTAGCATTTCACTGTATAACTTCAGAGAAAGATTGGATAATTTTGTCGTATACCGGTTTTGTTTGCTTAATTCCTGAGACTGTCTGATGAGTTCCTCAGCACGTCCTTCAATACTTCTTGTAATAAACTGAGATTCAATTACTTTTTCAAGGTCTATCACCTCTGAGGCAATACTCTTTTCATCCAATTCCAGGGCAGATTGTTTGGTTTTATCGAGTATCTTCAAAGCTTGTTTATAAAGCCCTTTTTGATACAGAATATTTGCAAAATCCAATTGTTCTCTCAGCTGGATCCTGTAGTTTTGATGACTTGGGTTCATTCGTAAGCTTACCAATACTTGTTTGTAAAGGTGTGCCTTAAGGTTGGAAAGTTGCTGTTTAGTAGATATTTTCTTTTCAATAATGATGCTTTCATCATATTCCTTCATTTTATCCATTTCAGAAAAAAGAAGTAAAAATTTAGCATCTACATTAATTCCGAGACGGTTTACGTACAGCTTAAATTGTCGTTTTTCGGAAGTCGTCAATGACTTTACCAATACAAACAAAAAATCTTTCTGCAATTCTGCCATTGTAAATTTTTAAAATTTAAATAATTAGATATCAGTGATATATGATTGTTTCTTCAACTATTGAATATTGTAATTTTCTGAAAAACTGAAAACGAAAAAATATTGCAAGCTGTAGTTTTGAACCAAAATTAAGTAAAAAACTTCATTTATGAATTCCGAAAAAATTGAAATTTTTGATACCACATTGCGAGATGGAGAACAGGTTCCTGGATGTAAATTGAATACAAGACAGAAACTGATTATTGCTGAAAAGCTTGATGAACTGGGAGTTGATATCATTGAAGCAGGATTCCCGATTTCCAGTCCGGGAGATTTTGAATCTGTTTCTGAAATTTCAAAACTCGTAAGAAATGCAAAAGTATGCGGATTGACAAGAGCCAACAAAAAAGATATTGATACTGCTGCAGAAGCTTTACAGTTTGCAAAAAAACCAAGAATACACACAGGAATCGGAACTTCTGATTCACATATCAAATATAAGTTCAACTCAACAAGAGAAAATATCATAGAACGTGCTGCAGAAGCAGTAAGATATGCCAAAAGATATGTAGAAGATGTAGAATTTTATGCAGAAGATGCAGGAAGAACAGATAATGTTTATCTGGCACAAGTTTGCGAAGCTGTCATTAAGGCTGGTGCTACTGTACTCAACATCCCTGATACTACAGGATATTGTTTGCCGGAAGAATACGGACAGAAAATTAAATATCTGAGAGAAAATGTAAAAGGGATTGAAAAAGCAGTGTTATCATGCCATTGCCACAATGATTTAGGGTTAGCAACAGCCAATTCTATTTCCGGAGCGATCAATGGAGCCCGTCAGATTGAATGTACGATTAACGGATTGGGAGAAAGAGCAGGTAATACGGCATTAGAAGAAGTCGTCATGATTTTGAAGCAACATAAACATTTGAATTTGTACACAGGCGTTAATGCTATCATGTTGAATGCAATGAGCACTATGGTATCTGATCTGATGGGAATGTCTGTACAGCCGAATAAAGCAATTGTAGGGGCGAATGCTTTTGCTCACAGTTCAGGAATTCATCAGGATGGTGTCATCAAAAATAGGGAAACGTATGAAATCATTGATCCGGCTGAAGTGGGTGTCAATGCTTCTTCTATCATTCTTACTGCAAGAAGCGGGCGCTCGGCGTTAGCTTATCGTTTTAAGCATATTGGTCATGATGTTACCAAAGATGAACTGGATTATCTATATCAGGAATTCTTAAAAATAGCAGACCTTAAAAAGGAGATAGGCAATGAAGATCTGGCATTGATCATGGAAACATGCAGCAGAAAAATAGGATAGGGTTTGATTTAATTCAAAGATAAAGTAAAAATGAACAACGATAAAAAGACACTTTTTGATAAAGTTTGGGATGCACATGTGGTAGATACTGTTCCTGATGGGCCACAAGTCATCTATATAGATAAACACCTGATCCATGAAGTAACCAGCCCACAGGCTTTTGCAGAACTTGAATCCAGAAATCTGGAGATATTCAGACCAGATCAGATTGTAGCTACTGCAGATCATAATGTACCCACGCTTCACCAGGAAGAGCCAATTCGTGATGAATTATCAAGAAACCAGGTTCAGCAATTGACTGAAAATTGTCAGAAAAATAATATTGAATTATTTGGATTGGGACATCCATATCAAGGAATTGTTCACATCATTGCTCCCGAACTTGGGATTACACAGCCAGGAATGAGCATTGTTTGTGGTGATAGCCATACATCAACTCATGGGGCATTTGGAAGCATTGCTTTTGGTATCGGAACCAGTCAGGTAGCTCAGGTTTTTGCCAGCCAATGCCTGTTGCTTAACAAGCCTAAATCGATGAGGATTATCGTAAATGGTAAGCTTAATGTGAATGTTCAATCTAAAGATGTTATTCTTTACATCATTTCAAAAATAGGAACAGACGGCGGAACAGGATATTTCTGTGAGTATGCCGGAAATGTTTTTGAAGAAATGTCAATGGAAGGTAGAATGACCGTTTGCAATATGAGTATTGAAATGGGAGCAAGAGGCGGAATGATCGCTCCTGATGAAACTACTTTTGAATACGTAAAAGGAAGAGAGTTTGCTCCAACAGGAGAAGATTGGAATGAAAAGGTGGCCTATTGGAATACCTTGAAGACGGATGAAGATGCTGTTTTTGATAAGGAACTTACTTTCGATGCTGCAGATATTTATCCAATGATCACTTATGGAACGAATCCAGGAATGGGAATTTCAATTCATGAAACGATTCCTGTACCTCAAAATGAATCTGAAGCGAAAGCTTTACAGTATATGGGACTTGAAGCTGGACAAACCCCATCCAGTATAAAAATTAATTATGTATTCATCGGAAGTTGTACGAATGCAAGAATTGAAGATTTCAGATCTGCAGCTCAGTATATCAAAGGTAAAAGCAAATCTGAAGCTGTAAAAGCTCTAATTGTTCCCGGTTCTCAGCAAGTGGTAAAACAAATTTATGAAGAAGGTCTGGATAAAATCTTTAACGAGGCAGGATTCCAGATCCGTCAGCCTGGATGTTCAGCTTGTCTGGCGATGAACGATGATAAAATTCCGGAAGGGGAATATTGTGTTTCTACTTCCAACAGAAATTTTGAAGGAAGACAGGGGCAAGGTTCAAGAACTATTCTGGCAAGCCCACTTACAGCAGCAAAGGCTGCTATAGAAGGTAGAATTTCAGCTTTTGAAAGTTTAAATTAAAACAGTACATGCAAAAATTAGTTATTATAAAATCTAGTGCCGTTCCATTGCCGGCAGAAAATATAGATACGGATCAGATTATTCCGGCAAGATTCTTAAAAAGTATTGACAGAAAAGGGTTTGGTGAAAACCTGTTCAGAGATTGGAGGTATAATATTCATACTCATGAACCTAATCCTGATTTTGTTCTGAATAATCCAAAATTTGAAGGTGAAATCTTAGTGGCGGGAAATAATTTTGGATGTGGAAGCAGCCGTGAGCATGCTGCCTGGGCATTAACAGATTATGGATTCAAGGTAATTATTTCCAGTTATTTCGCTGATATTTTTAAGGGAAATGCTTTAAATAACGGTCTTCTTCCTGTAAAAGTTTCTGAAGAATTTTTAAAAGAAATTTTAGAGGGAATTAATGAAAGTCCAAACAATGAAATTGCGATTGATGTAGAATTGCAATCTATCAGTTTTAAAGAAACCACCGAAACTTTTGAATTGGATTCTTATAAGAAAATATGCCTTTTGAATGGCTATGACGATATTGATTTTTTAATCAGCAAAAAACAGGCGATCACAGAATTTGAACTAAAAACACAGAAAAAAAATGAACAACAATTATTTTAAAATCGCAGTTCTTCCAGGAGATGGAATCGGGCCGGAAATTATCAGCGAAAGCATGAAAATTTTGGATGTGATAGCGGAAGCTTTTCAGTACAAATTTGAATTCGATTATGGGCTGGTTGGGGCGGAAGCTATTTTTAAAACTGGAGATCCGTTACCTGAAGAAACACTTAAGATTTGTAAAGAATCAGATGCTGTACTTTTTGGAGCGATAGGAGATCCTGCATTTGACAATAATCCTGAAGCTAAGGTAAGACCAGAACAAGGGTTATTGAAACTTCGTAAAGAATTAGGATTATTTGCCAATATCCGTCCTTTAAAAACGTATGCTTCCCTGATTGAAAAAAGCCCGCTTAAAAGAGAAATCATTGAAGGAGCTGATATTCAAATTTTCAGAGAATTGGTAAGCGGAATTTATTTCGGTGAGAAATTTACAGATCCGGAAGGTGCTTATGCTTATGATGTGTGCAAATACAGCAGAGAAGATATTCTTCCAATTGCTCATATGGCATTTCAGGAAGCACAGAAAAGAAATAAAAAGCTGACATTAATTGATAAAGCCAACGTTTTGGATACTTCAAGATTATGGAGAAAGATTTGTCAGGAAATCGCTTCTGAATATCCCGATGTACAATTAGACTATATGTTTGTAGATAACGCAGCCATGCAGTTGATCCTTAATCCTAAACAGTTTGATGTCATTTTGACGGAAAATATGTTCGGGGATATTATTTCTGATGAAGCGAGTGTGATTGGAGGATCTATCGGATTACTTCCTTCAGCATCAGTAGGAGAGAAGAATGCCTTGTTTGAGCCTATTCACGGTTCTTACCCTCAGGCTAAAGGAAAAGGAATTGCTAATCCTATAGCTTCTATTTTAAGCGTGGCGATGATGCTTGATCATCTTGGATTACAGCCTGCTGCCAATAAGCTGAGACAGTCTGTAGAACACGCTATTGAAAACAAATATGTTACAATAGACCTTAATACTAAGCAATATTATTCTACGAGCGAAGTAGGAAGCTTTATTGCAGACCATATTAAATATTCCGAGAAATCATATTATAATTTCGAGAATGTAAAAATTGGAAAATCCACCATTGTATAGATTTATAGTTCACTTAGATAGATAGTTAGAAGAAAGGATCTGCCTCATAAGAGACAGATCCTTTCGATTTTATTTTCTGAAATATTTTAAATCAATAAGAAAAATGAATTTCAATGATTTATGTTACTCTTTTGTATTATCCGTTTTTCCCGATTTGTTTTTGGAAGCCTTTTGAATGTCTTCTTTATCAATGTCTGGGGGATTAACCTTTTTCGACGAAGCAGGAATATTCTGGAAATCCTGATTTTGCTTTTGAGTTTCTGCAGTGTTGGCAGATTCCTTTTTCTTGTTATTTCCTTTTGAGTCCATTGTCTGAATTTTTAGAGTCCAAGAATACCGATCTTTCCGGTCTTATCTTCTATAGTATAATTCAAAGCCTTTGCCAAAACAAAAATATTATCAAGATTTTCCATTAATTGCTTACGCCCCTCAGTTCTCAGCTGATTTTGATCAATAGATTTAATCGCAGTTTCCTTAGCTTTTGCAGTAACGTTTTTAATGTCTTTTTCAGAAATTCTATTAAAAAAAGAATCATCCAGAGACTGAATCTCAACGCTAGGTATAATTTTTATGTCTGCATCAGGAAGTTCAGTGATCACCAGCTTTTTGTTGATGGAATCTACTTCAATCTTCATTTTATTCAGATCATAAGAAACCTGTGCGCTGGTTTTGGTAAAGGTAATGATACTGTTACTTGAAACTTCCTTGCCCATAAATTCATAGCCCATTTTGGTTTTCTGCATGCTAGAATTGTTTTGTTCTATCACCACCATCTTGTTCATTTTGGAGATCTGATTAGTCAGGATATAATAATCCGACTTTTCCGTTTTCTTCCCAAGATTAAGACAGGATTTAAGTCCAAAGAACAAAAGGACCATAACACCGGCACCGGCTGCAAACGATATAATTGGTTTATAATTTCTCAAAATCTATTTAAAAATTTCTTTAATTACAGATGAGTTATCCTTTTTCAGAATTTCAACT is a genomic window of Chryseobacterium nakagawai containing:
- the infC gene encoding translation initiation factor IF-3, translated to MINDKIRVRELRLVGDNVEPGIYPIDKARQIAAEQELDLVVISDKAEPFIARVLEYKKFLYEQKKKQKELKAKQVKVVVKEIRFGPQTDDHDYEFKKKHAEKFLEEGSKLKTYVFFKGRSIIFKDQGEILLLKLAQELEHVGKVDQLPKLEGKRMIMMMSPKKPAK
- the thrS gene encoding threonine--tRNA ligase — its product is MIKITLPDNSVKEFEGAVTPLDVAKSISEGLARNTISAIVNDKQVEITTPITTDSTVQLLTWNDDLGKKAFWHSSAHLLAQAILEFYPNAKLTIGPAIENGFYYDVDFGDESLSEKDFEKIEKKVLENAKKGSTFSLYPVSKEEALKTYADNPYKVELISNLNDGEITFVTHDNFTDLCRGGHIPNTGIVKAVKILNAAGAYWRGNEKNPQLTRVYGISFPKQKELTEYLERLEEAKRRDHRKLGKELGIFAFSEKVGAGLPLWLPKGTALRRKLENFLSDAQKKGGYEFVMSPHIGAKELYVTSGHWDKYGADSFQPIKTPNEGEEFLLKPMNCPHHCEIYKTSQWSYRDLPKRYAEFGTVYRYEQSGELHGLTRVRGFTQDDAHLFCTPDQLSEEFEKVIDLTLYVFKSLGFEDFVTQVSLRDPENREKYIGSDENWEKAESAIINAAQKKGLKTVVEYGEAAFYGPKLDFMVKDALGRKWQLGTIQVDYNLPERFDLHYIGNDNEKHRPVMIHRAPFGSMERFIAILLENTAGDFPLWLSPDQFIILPISEKYVDYAKKVSQFLENHDISGQIDDRNEKTGKKIRDAELKKIPFMLVVGENEEKEGTISVRRRGEGDLGVMNLDDFAAYFKKEAAI
- a CDS encoding DUF4932 domain-containing protein; this translates as MKKALFILVSLSSTFSFSQKKTSKFFVDYNKNVETYFLAEILSAEHRKNNKDFELYKIKECSVYQPIVNNVLKKYEHLKNSEIAVATAKINDILMEKYGSGNDVLMKPLMYHKEFPATEWINDYQFHNNNLTEKQNKEATQLIKNYLSELSKFYTKENIGQFFIENKAFYKGGEAEYYRHIPVGFTDAMEQFYGERFDSYTILISPMMMWPIEDHEGRGIGTNIISKSGKTDIYEIASPFVRAEKQGQFGYDNQFQARFLSVHEFGHSFVNKEVYPHKDQLEKFKDLFEKSNLKEIMIKTGGYGDYQTCVAEHLVRLGEIQTAKIQKDFERAKKLEDYHLKNNFIFLPLLEEKVKEYNSNRKKYKKFGDFVPQLLEVFEKTNIEFINNALDQNKK
- a CDS encoding dipeptidase; its protein translation is MNTINIDLHCDLLYHLLRSNSTIDDKELGCSLPYLQEGNVKLQVMAMYAGTGEGSTTYGLQQSELFSNLIKNENFFLFENGNYKNPENENRVGVIASIENASAFCDESQSLESGFKNLETIIENTQKVLYIGITHHLENRFGGGNSATAGLKEDGKVLIDYIADRKIAIDLAHTSDQLAYDIFSYIDQRNYSIPILASHSNYRAIYKNNRNLPDELAKEVINRKGLIGLNFIKDYIDLEQPERLYEHIQYGLDLGGENSIAYGADYFYWKDHPDTSRHPFFFEEHSNASVYLEINKEIEKRFFSELLEKISHKNALDFIENMYK
- a CDS encoding 2-isopropylmalate synthase, whose translation is MNSEKIEIFDTTLRDGEQVPGCKLNTRQKLIIAEKLDELGVDIIEAGFPISSPGDFESVSEISKLVRNAKVCGLTRANKKDIDTAAEALQFAKKPRIHTGIGTSDSHIKYKFNSTRENIIERAAEAVRYAKRYVEDVEFYAEDAGRTDNVYLAQVCEAVIKAGATVLNIPDTTGYCLPEEYGQKIKYLRENVKGIEKAVLSCHCHNDLGLATANSISGAINGARQIECTINGLGERAGNTALEEVVMILKQHKHLNLYTGVNAIMLNAMSTMVSDLMGMSVQPNKAIVGANAFAHSSGIHQDGVIKNRETYEIIDPAEVGVNASSIILTARSGRSALAYRFKHIGHDVTKDELDYLYQEFLKIADLKKEIGNEDLALIMETCSRKIG
- the leuC gene encoding 3-isopropylmalate dehydratase large subunit — protein: MNNDKKTLFDKVWDAHVVDTVPDGPQVIYIDKHLIHEVTSPQAFAELESRNLEIFRPDQIVATADHNVPTLHQEEPIRDELSRNQVQQLTENCQKNNIELFGLGHPYQGIVHIIAPELGITQPGMSIVCGDSHTSTHGAFGSIAFGIGTSQVAQVFASQCLLLNKPKSMRIIVNGKLNVNVQSKDVILYIISKIGTDGGTGYFCEYAGNVFEEMSMEGRMTVCNMSIEMGARGGMIAPDETTFEYVKGREFAPTGEDWNEKVAYWNTLKTDEDAVFDKELTFDAADIYPMITYGTNPGMGISIHETIPVPQNESEAKALQYMGLEAGQTPSSIKINYVFIGSCTNARIEDFRSAAQYIKGKSKSEAVKALIVPGSQQVVKQIYEEGLDKIFNEAGFQIRQPGCSACLAMNDDKIPEGEYCVSTSNRNFEGRQGQGSRTILASPLTAAKAAIEGRISAFESLN
- the leuD gene encoding 3-isopropylmalate dehydratase small subunit codes for the protein MQKLVIIKSSAVPLPAENIDTDQIIPARFLKSIDRKGFGENLFRDWRYNIHTHEPNPDFVLNNPKFEGEILVAGNNFGCGSSREHAAWALTDYGFKVIISSYFADIFKGNALNNGLLPVKVSEEFLKEILEGINESPNNEIAIDVELQSISFKETTETFELDSYKKICLLNGYDDIDFLISKKQAITEFELKTQKKNEQQLF